A part of Halobaculum sp. MBLA0143 genomic DNA contains:
- a CDS encoding thiamine pyrophosphate-dependent enzyme, whose product MSAFSAFDDDREIEQEEYTPGVEPQPTWCPGCGDFGVLKALKGAMPEVGRTPEEALLVTGIGCSGKLNSYFDSYGFHTIHGRSLPVARAAAVTNPELEVVAAGGDGDGYGIGGNHFMHTARENHDMTYIVFNNEIFGLTKGQTSPTSPKGHKSKTQPSGSAKDPIRPLSLALTSGASFVARTAAVNPNQARDILVEAMEHDGFAHIDFLTQCPTWNKDAKQYVPYKDVNEDDEFDFDPTDRAEAQEMMRETEEKLYDGEVLTGVYYRDDDRPSYQQEKQNIGELPDEPLAERYFDDDYEWERSADLFLDKHK is encoded by the coding sequence ATGAGCGCGTTCAGTGCATTCGACGACGACCGCGAGATCGAGCAGGAAGAGTACACGCCAGGGGTCGAGCCTCAGCCGACGTGGTGTCCGGGCTGTGGTGACTTCGGCGTGCTGAAGGCCCTCAAGGGTGCGATGCCGGAGGTCGGCCGCACACCCGAGGAGGCACTCCTCGTGACCGGGATCGGGTGTTCCGGGAAGCTCAACAGCTACTTCGACAGCTACGGGTTCCACACCATCCACGGTCGGTCGCTGCCCGTCGCTCGGGCGGCGGCGGTGACGAACCCGGAGCTAGAGGTGGTGGCCGCCGGCGGTGACGGCGACGGCTACGGGATCGGTGGCAACCACTTCATGCACACCGCCCGGGAGAACCACGACATGACGTACATCGTGTTCAACAACGAGATCTTCGGGCTGACGAAGGGGCAGACCTCCCCGACGAGTCCGAAGGGTCACAAGTCCAAGACCCAGCCGTCCGGGTCCGCGAAGGACCCGATCCGGCCGTTGTCGCTGGCGCTCACCTCCGGCGCCTCCTTCGTCGCCCGGACGGCGGCGGTCAACCCCAACCAGGCGCGCGACATCCTGGTGGAGGCGATGGAACACGACGGGTTCGCCCACATCGACTTCCTCACCCAGTGTCCGACTTGGAACAAGGACGCCAAGCAGTACGTCCCGTACAAGGACGTGAACGAGGACGACGAGTTCGACTTCGACCCGACGGACCGGGCGGAGGCCCAGGAGATGATGCGCGAGACCGAGGAGAAGCTGTACGACGGGGAGGTGCTGACGGGCGTCTACTACCGCGACGACGACCGTCCCTCCTACCAGCAGGAGAAGCAGAACATCGGCGAACTCCCGGACGAGCCGTTGGCGGAACGCTACTTCGACGACGACTACGAGTGGGAGCGCTCGGCCGACCTGTTCCTCGACAAGCACAAGTGA
- a CDS encoding NAD(P)/FAD-dependent oxidoreductase, whose amino-acid sequence MTDNVVVVGSGYAGAGAVKAFEEAVQPGEAELTWISDTDYHLVLHEAHRCVRDPTVESKITIPVEEIKDSRTEFREARVTGLDADARELELDDGETVPYDYCLLAVGTRTAFYGIDGLQEHSLTLKSLEDAREINRTVSEAADAATADDAAEVVVGGAGLSGIQTAGEIAELRDERGANLNVTLVEGLDEIFPGNDPEIQGKLRKYLENADVEIETGEFISEVDAETVYVGGGEDEPPTEMEYDVLIWTGGITGRDEFAGADVEKDERSNRVHADATFQTSDERVFAIGDTALVEQGEDNVAPPTAQAAWQAAEVAGENLARQVRGAPLKSWTHDDKGTLISVGERAVAHDVVGMPISTFGGLPAVFLKKFVAVRWIAQVSSVGRAVGAWTDM is encoded by the coding sequence ATGACAGACAACGTCGTCGTCGTCGGCTCGGGGTACGCCGGTGCCGGTGCGGTGAAGGCGTTCGAAGAGGCAGTACAGCCGGGAGAAGCGGAGTTGACCTGGATCTCGGACACGGACTACCACCTCGTGCTCCACGAGGCACACCGGTGTGTCCGGGACCCGACGGTGGAGTCGAAGATCACGATCCCGGTCGAGGAGATCAAAGACTCCCGGACGGAGTTCCGGGAGGCGCGTGTCACCGGGCTGGACGCCGACGCTCGGGAGCTGGAGTTGGACGACGGCGAGACCGTGCCGTACGACTACTGCCTGCTCGCCGTCGGGACGCGAACGGCGTTCTACGGGATCGACGGGCTCCAGGAACACTCGCTCACGCTCAAGAGCCTCGAAGACGCCCGCGAGATCAACCGCACGGTGTCGGAGGCGGCCGACGCCGCGACGGCCGACGACGCCGCGGAGGTGGTCGTCGGTGGCGCCGGGCTGTCGGGGATCCAGACGGCCGGCGAGATCGCCGAGCTGCGGGACGAACGCGGGGCGAACCTGAACGTCACCTTGGTCGAGGGGTTAGACGAGATCTTCCCCGGCAACGACCCGGAGATCCAAGGGAAGCTCCGGAAGTACCTGGAGAACGCGGACGTCGAGATCGAGACCGGGGAGTTCATCTCCGAGGTGGACGCCGAGACGGTGTACGTCGGCGGTGGCGAGGACGAACCGCCCACGGAGATGGAGTACGACGTGTTGATCTGGACCGGCGGGATCACCGGTCGCGACGAGTTCGCCGGCGCGGACGTGGAGAAAGACGAGCGGTCGAACCGTGTCCACGCCGACGCCACCTTCCAGACGAGCGACGAGCGCGTGTTCGCTATCGGCGACACCGCGCTCGTGGAGCAGGGTGAGGACAATGTGGCGCCGCCGACGGCACAGGCCGCCTGGCAGGCCGCGGAGGTGGCCGGCGAGAACCTCGCGCGTCAGGTCCGGGGGGCGCCGCTGAAGTCCTGGACCCACGACGACAAGGGGACGCTGATCTCCGTCGGCGAGCGGGCGGTCGCACACGACGTCGTGGGGATGCCCATCTCCACGTTCGGCGGGCTGCCCGCAGTGTTCCTGAAGAAGTTCGTCGCCGTCCGTTGGATCGCACAGGTGTCGTCCGTCGGTCGGGCGGTCGGCGCCTGGACGGACATGTGA
- a CDS encoding AMP-binding protein, which yields MASTDTDTDEVVHEPDEAFAAATNVREFRRTYGIESHEALIERTTTSIEGEPASGVEWFWDEIVDYLDIEFDEPYDEVRDDTDGPQFSRWYPGGRLNVAHNVVERHAEGATANQVACIWEGEPGDERKVTFRELSNRTAQVANYLESVGVDTGDTVALYMPMVPAVLPILYGCFAVGAIAVPIFSGFGREATAARIADSEASVLFTADGFYRRGSEVTLKGTADEAIEEAGHVEHTVVYDRLGREATTDDPDDSEIPWVEDRDAWWSETVATADDDYEPKSLPSDQECLLLYSSGTTGEPKGIVHTHAGVQVQCAKEIHFGFDQKPGDRFFWVSDIGWMMGPWTLIGNHTFAGTVFMYEGAPDYPGPDRFWEMIDRHDLTQFGISPTAIRALREHGDDQLVGHDLSSLRILGSTGEPWDPESWRWFYDNVGGGELPIVNISGGTEICGCFLMPMPDQPLKPCSLGTPGLGMDIDVVDADGESVADTGERGYLVARDSCPATTKSLWAGDDRYLEEYWSTWPDLWDHGDWAQRDDDGFWFLHGRADDALNVAGRKVGPAEIESVLIDHPDVNRAAAVGVPDDTTGTAVVAYVVTEPGVTGDDDLRDELAALVGEEHGKPFRPREVLFVDAFPKTQSGKIIRRAIASVYADEDPGDLSSMENPAALEAVRDAS from the coding sequence ATGGCATCGACAGACACCGACACGGACGAGGTGGTCCACGAGCCGGACGAGGCGTTCGCGGCGGCCACGAACGTCCGGGAGTTCAGGCGGACGTACGGAATCGAGAGCCACGAGGCGTTGATCGAACGGACGACCACGTCGATCGAGGGAGAGCCGGCGTCGGGCGTCGAGTGGTTCTGGGACGAGATCGTCGACTACCTCGACATCGAGTTCGACGAGCCGTACGACGAGGTGCGCGACGACACGGACGGCCCGCAGTTCTCCCGGTGGTACCCCGGCGGACGACTGAACGTCGCACACAACGTCGTGGAGCGACACGCCGAGGGGGCGACCGCCAACCAGGTTGCCTGTATCTGGGAGGGTGAGCCGGGCGACGAGCGGAAGGTGACGTTCCGAGAGTTGTCGAACCGCACTGCCCAGGTGGCGAACTATCTGGAGTCTGTCGGCGTCGACACCGGGGACACGGTGGCGCTGTACATGCCGATGGTGCCGGCGGTGCTGCCGATCCTGTACGGCTGTTTCGCCGTCGGAGCGATCGCCGTGCCGATCTTCTCCGGCTTCGGCCGAGAGGCGACGGCCGCGCGCATCGCCGACTCGGAGGCGTCCGTCCTGTTCACCGCGGACGGCTTCTACCGGCGCGGGAGCGAGGTGACGCTGAAGGGCACCGCAGACGAGGCGATCGAGGAGGCCGGTCACGTCGAGCACACGGTCGTGTACGACCGACTCGGCCGCGAGGCGACGACCGACGACCCGGACGACTCGGAGATTCCCTGGGTCGAGGACCGCGACGCCTGGTGGTCCGAGACGGTGGCGACGGCCGACGACGACTACGAGCCGAAGTCACTCCCCTCCGACCAGGAGTGTCTGTTGTTGTACTCCTCGGGGACGACCGGCGAGCCGAAGGGGATCGTCCACACCCACGCCGGCGTCCAAGTGCAGTGTGCGAAGGAGATTCACTTCGGGTTCGACCAGAAGCCGGGCGACCGTTTCTTCTGGGTGTCGGACATCGGCTGGATGATGGGGCCGTGGACGTTGATCGGCAACCACACCTTCGCCGGCACGGTGTTCATGTACGAGGGCGCACCCGACTACCCCGGTCCGGATCGCTTCTGGGAGATGATCGACCGCCACGACCTGACGCAGTTCGGTATCTCTCCGACCGCGATCCGGGCGCTGCGAGAACACGGGGACGACCAACTGGTGGGCCACGACCTCTCGTCGCTCCGGATCCTCGGCTCCACCGGAGAGCCGTGGGACCCGGAGTCCTGGCGGTGGTTCTACGACAACGTCGGCGGCGGCGAACTGCCGATCGTCAACATCTCCGGCGGGACGGAGATCTGCGGTTGTTTCCTCATGCCGATGCCGGACCAGCCGTTGAAGCCGTGTAGCCTCGGCACGCCCGGACTCGGGATGGACATCGACGTCGTCGACGCCGACGGGGAGTCGGTCGCCGACACGGGTGAACGGGGGTACCTCGTCGCCCGAGACTCCTGTCCGGCGACGACCAAGTCGCTGTGGGCCGGCGACGACCGGTATCTGGAGGAGTACTGGTCCACCTGGCCGGACCTGTGGGACCACGGGGACTGGGCCCAGAGAGACGACGACGGCTTCTGGTTCCTCCACGGTCGTGCCGACGACGCACTCAACGTCGCCGGTCGGAAGGTCGGTCCCGCCGAGATCGAGTCCGTCCTCATCGACCACCCAGACGTGAACCGCGCTGCGGCCGTCGGTGTCCCGGACGACACCACCGGCACCGCCGTCGTCGCCTACGTCGTCACGGAGCCGGGCGTGACGGGCGACGACGACCTGCGCGACGAGCTCGCGGCACTCGTCGGGGAGGAACACGGCAAGCCGTTCCGGCCCCGAGAGGTGTTGTTCGTCGACGCCTTCCCGAAGACGCAGTCCGGGAAGATCATCCGTCGGGCGATCGCGTCCGTCTACGCCGACGAGGACCCCGGCGACCTCTCGTCGATGGAGAACCCCGCCGCGCTGGAGGCTGTCCGCGACGCCTCCTGA
- a CDS encoding YihY/virulence factor BrkB family protein — protein MTEWSRSAAVARLRTVVAVARERELTFLAAALAYYGLVSLVPALLLVSVAAATLAGEAAAARLTTALGSFLSPAGRDVVAETVGDPAGRGGAGVAGLVALLWGTLKLFRGLDAAFSRLYGTAGSESFAASLRDATVVSTSTVVGFSTTVAVGAVTAGLGGLAARLVGPPASVAALTLVFLPAYVVFPDAQVRPREALPGAVVVATGWTLLQVGFAVYARTVGGSLAGALGGVVLLVTWFYAAAALVLLGAVVNAVLADRVTPS, from the coding sequence GTGACCGAGTGGTCGCGGTCGGCGGCGGTCGCCCGCCTCCGGACGGTCGTCGCCGTCGCCCGCGAGCGCGAGTTGACCTTTCTCGCCGCCGCGCTGGCGTACTACGGGCTCGTCTCGCTCGTCCCGGCGCTCCTGTTGGTGTCCGTGGCCGCGGCGACGCTCGCCGGCGAGGCGGCCGCGGCACGGCTGACGACGGCGCTCGGCTCGTTCCTCTCGCCGGCCGGCCGGGACGTCGTCGCGGAGACGGTCGGCGACCCTGCGGGCCGCGGCGGCGCGGGTGTCGCCGGACTCGTGGCGCTGTTGTGGGGGACGCTGAAGCTGTTTCGAGGGCTCGACGCGGCGTTCTCGCGGCTGTACGGCACGGCCGGCTCGGAGTCGTTTGCAGCGTCGCTGCGGGACGCAACTGTCGTGTCGACCTCCACCGTCGTCGGCTTCTCGACGACGGTGGCCGTCGGCGCCGTGACGGCGGGGCTCGGCGGGCTCGCCGCACGACTCGTCGGTCCGCCGGCGTCGGTGGCGGCACTCACGCTCGTGTTCCTGCCGGCGTACGTCGTGTTCCCGGACGCGCAGGTGCGTCCTCGGGAGGCGCTACCGGGTGCCGTCGTCGTCGCCACGGGGTGGACGCTGCTCCAAGTGGGGTTCGCCGTCTACGCCAGGACTGTCGGCGGGAGCCTGGCGGGCGCACTCGGCGGCGTCGTCTTACTGGTGACGTGGTTCTACGCGGCCGCGGCGCTCGTGTTGCTCGGTGCCGTCGTGAACGCCGTGCTGGCCGACCGCGTGACGCCGTCGTGA
- a CDS encoding 2-oxoacid:acceptor oxidoreductase subunit alpha, which translates to MTDDELIWRVAGGSGDGIASTSQNFAKSLMRAGLNVFTHRHYPSRIRGGHTYVEVRASADPVKSRGDGYNFLLALGDSFARNPQEEAYYGNEEVKPLSENLDDLREGGVIVYDSGLVDTDEVPDFEQRVEENDWHVYDVDLRSMAREHGREVMRNTAGVGVTAAITGMDLSYIEALMRDAMPEKILEPNLELLELGYEHVQEEYDADAPDVSAPEGEHEEEQVLMSGSDAIAYGAIDEGCRFIAGYPMTPWTEVFTIMSQNLPQLGGISEQVEDEIAAAALAIGASHAGAKAMSGSSGGGFALMSEPLGLAEMSETPIVLVEAMRAGPSTGMPTKPEQGDLEHVLYTSQGDSHRVVLAPGTVQESYDHARRAFKLAYEYQIPTILVYDQKLSGESTNVPASHFDREPNPSLGKTLTEAELEDEPHTPDGKFHRFQHDVDDGVSPRSIPGQKGGRYLVTGNEHNPSGHISEDPDNRVAQVDRRLEKETAIRADLDDDSLLAPYGPEEAEYGILTFGSQQGTVEEAVDRLNEQGHSVKALAVNELAPYPVDQVSEFLASVEDAMVVEMNASAQFRGLTQKELGRFGEKLHSLLKYNGNPFEPAEIVEGFETSIVEDGELPGHETKFVPAAGD; encoded by the coding sequence ATGACCGACGACGAACTCATCTGGCGAGTCGCTGGCGGCTCCGGCGACGGGATCGCCTCGACCAGCCAGAACTTCGCCAAGTCGCTGATGCGCGCGGGGCTGAACGTGTTCACGCACCGACACTATCCCTCGCGGATCCGCGGTGGCCACACGTACGTGGAGGTACGGGCGTCCGCAGACCCGGTGAAGTCCCGGGGAGACGGCTACAACTTCCTCCTCGCGCTGGGTGACTCCTTCGCACGGAACCCCCAGGAGGAGGCGTACTACGGCAACGAGGAGGTGAAACCGCTGTCGGAGAACCTCGACGATCTGCGCGAGGGTGGCGTGATCGTCTACGACTCCGGACTGGTCGACACCGACGAGGTGCCGGACTTCGAGCAACGGGTCGAGGAGAACGACTGGCACGTGTACGACGTGGACCTGCGGTCGATGGCCCGCGAACACGGACGGGAGGTCATGCGCAACACGGCCGGCGTCGGCGTGACGGCCGCCATCACCGGGATGGATCTCTCGTACATCGAGGCGCTCATGCGGGACGCGATGCCGGAGAAGATCCTGGAGCCGAACCTCGAACTGTTGGAGCTCGGCTACGAGCACGTCCAGGAGGAGTACGACGCCGACGCGCCCGACGTGTCCGCTCCGGAGGGAGAACACGAGGAAGAACAGGTGCTCATGTCCGGGTCGGACGCCATCGCCTACGGCGCTATCGACGAGGGCTGTCGGTTCATCGCCGGCTACCCGATGACGCCGTGGACGGAGGTGTTCACCATCATGAGTCAGAACCTGCCCCAGTTGGGCGGGATCTCCGAGCAGGTGGAAGACGAGATTGCGGCGGCCGCACTCGCCATCGGTGCGAGCCACGCCGGCGCGAAGGCGATGTCCGGCTCCTCGGGCGGTGGCTTCGCCCTGATGTCGGAGCCGCTCGGGCTCGCGGAGATGTCCGAGACACCGATCGTGCTCGTCGAGGCGATGCGCGCCGGCCCCTCCACCGGGATGCCGACGAAGCCGGAGCAGGGGGACCTGGAGCACGTCCTGTACACGAGCCAAGGCGACAGCCACCGAGTCGTGCTCGCGCCCGGCACCGTCCAAGAGTCGTACGACCACGCCCGTAGGGCGTTCAAGCTCGCCTACGAGTACCAGATCCCGACGATCCTGGTGTACGACCAGAAGCTGTCGGGCGAGTCGACGAACGTCCCGGCGAGCCACTTCGACCGCGAGCCCAACCCGTCGCTCGGGAAGACGCTCACGGAGGCGGAGCTGGAAGACGAGCCGCACACGCCGGACGGGAAGTTCCACCGCTTCCAACACGACGTCGACGACGGCGTGAGCCCGCGGTCGATCCCGGGGCAGAAGGGTGGTCGCTACCTCGTCACCGGTAACGAACACAACCCGTCCGGCCACATCAGCGAGGACCCGGACAACCGGGTCGCGCAGGTGGACCGGCGGTTGGAGAAGGAGACGGCGATCCGCGCCGATCTCGACGACGACTCGCTGTTGGCGCCGTACGGTCCGGAGGAGGCGGAGTACGGCATCCTCACGTTCGGGAGCCAGCAAGGGACCGTCGAGGAGGCGGTCGATCGGTTGAACGAGCAGGGCCACAGCGTCAAGGCGCTGGCGGTCAACGAGCTCGCTCCGTACCCGGTCGACCAGGTCAGCGAGTTCCTCGCGTCCGTCGAGGACGCGATGGTCGTCGAGATGAACGCCTCCGCACAGTTCCGGGGGCTCACCCAGAAGGAGCTGGGGCGGTTCGGAGAGAAGCTCCACTCGCTGTTGAAGTACAACGGCAACCCGTTCGAGCCGGCAGAGATCGTCGAAGGGTTCGAGACAAGCATCGTCGAGGACGGGGAGCTCCCCGGCCACGAGACGAAGTTCGTTCCCGCTGCAGGGGACTGA
- a CDS encoding GNAT family N-acetyltransferase yields MYVRDARNRDEVWLLDRMEELGLEEASFRSRDYVIAVDEETNERAGFGRVRAHKRADAPDVCELTSIGVLPTWRRQGVGAHVVERLVDEAGDESFDRVYALTDEAAYLGQFGFAAVDDLPTPLADRLTTLREATDDPEAITPVAVPVDGFEMPTELRERFKAATPREGDPGGPDPEEMAEEFGIDTDEATYKYDTGN; encoded by the coding sequence ATGTACGTCCGCGACGCTCGCAACCGAGACGAGGTGTGGTTGCTCGACCGGATGGAGGAACTCGGCCTGGAAGAGGCGTCCTTCCGGTCGCGGGACTACGTTATCGCGGTCGACGAGGAGACAAACGAGCGGGCGGGGTTCGGACGGGTGCGGGCCCACAAGCGGGCGGACGCCCCGGACGTGTGTGAACTGACGAGCATCGGCGTGCTCCCGACCTGGCGCCGCCAGGGTGTCGGCGCACACGTCGTCGAGCGGCTGGTCGACGAGGCCGGCGACGAGTCGTTCGACCGGGTGTACGCCCTGACCGACGAGGCGGCCTACCTCGGACAGTTCGGCTTCGCGGCCGTCGACGACCTGCCGACGCCGTTGGCCGACCGGTTGACGACGCTCCGGGAGGCGACCGACGACCCCGAGGCGATCACGCCGGTCGCCGTCCCCGTCGACGGCTTCGAGATGCCGACTGAACTGCGCGAGCGGTTCAAGGCCGCGACGCCGCGCGAGGGGGACCCCGGCGGCCCGGACCCCGAGGAGATGGCCGAGGAGTTCGGGATCGACACGGACGAGGCGACGTACAAGTACGACACCGGGAACTGA